A genomic window from Luteolibacter sp. LG18 includes:
- a CDS encoding LuxR C-terminal-related transcriptional regulator translates to MDTSSHPENPDLPLDDGDVRAIVRLLAEVATDQGPVNRKRERLMEGLCRMIEAQAWVWAAAPSQIPGQQPVYLYHQTGGLRPDQLPPYLMAVEHPESGEMTMPFILELEAGGGHLTRHRQQIVSDERFRGSSVGQLWEDAGLGPLILSFRPLERGAMSSVGIYRKLDQPAFTQRESKIAHILLSEVDWLHIEGLPVEESRSLPALSPRCRMVFSHLLHGRSRKQIAADLTLSVHTVNDYIKTLFSHFGVRSTPELLARFRVGDGRDTP, encoded by the coding sequence GTGGATACATCCTCACATCCTGAAAACCCGGATCTACCGCTGGACGACGGGGATGTGCGTGCCATTGTCCGTCTGCTGGCGGAAGTGGCGACGGATCAAGGGCCGGTGAACCGCAAGCGCGAGCGCCTGATGGAAGGGCTGTGCCGCATGATCGAGGCCCAGGCCTGGGTCTGGGCCGCCGCACCCTCCCAGATCCCCGGGCAGCAGCCGGTCTATCTCTATCACCAGACGGGTGGTCTCCGCCCGGACCAGTTGCCACCCTATCTGATGGCGGTGGAGCATCCGGAAAGCGGCGAAATGACCATGCCCTTCATTCTGGAGTTGGAGGCCGGTGGCGGCCACCTGACCCGCCATCGCCAACAGATCGTCTCGGACGAGCGCTTCCGCGGCTCGTCGGTCGGCCAGTTATGGGAAGACGCCGGGCTCGGCCCGCTGATCCTCTCGTTCCGCCCGCTGGAACGCGGGGCGATGAGTTCGGTGGGCATCTATCGGAAACTGGATCAGCCGGCGTTCACCCAGCGCGAATCGAAGATTGCGCATATCTTGCTCTCGGAGGTCGATTGGCTGCACATCGAGGGGCTGCCGGTGGAGGAATCCCGGTCGCTGCCGGCCCTTTCCCCTCGCTGCCGGATGGTGTTCTCGCACCTCCTGCATGGCCGCTCGCGAAAGCAGATCGCCGCGGATCTCACGCTCTCCGTGCACACGGTGAACGACTACATCAAGACGCTGTTCTCCCACTTTGGCGTGCGCTCCACGCCGGAACTGCTTGCCCGCTTCCGGGTGGGAGATGGCCGGGATACCCCCTAG
- a CDS encoding winged helix-turn-helix domain-containing protein yields the protein MSGTKTRLRAGLKEQGKAIAGARKPLALGHPVRWALIREIATHGALPVKELALRLGVDRPALSSHLPQLLECGIVDVFPDPGGDARRRCIGLAATAVCHQNGHGLEVDFGEMVVRFGEKEG from the coding sequence ATGAGCGGTACGAAGACCAGATTGCGGGCAGGCTTGAAGGAGCAGGGAAAGGCGATTGCCGGTGCCCGCAAGCCGCTGGCCCTCGGCCATCCGGTGCGCTGGGCCCTGATTCGGGAAATCGCCACCCATGGGGCGCTGCCGGTGAAGGAGCTGGCGCTGCGCCTCGGTGTGGACCGGCCGGCTCTTTCGAGCCATCTACCGCAGTTGCTGGAATGCGGAATCGTGGACGTGTTTCCTGATCCAGGTGGCGACGCGCGTCGCCGCTGCATCGGCCTCGCCGCCACGGCGGTCTGCCATCAGAACGGCCACGGCCTGGAAGTGGACTTCGGCGAAATGGTGGTGCGCTTCGGAGAGAAGGAGGGGTGA
- a CDS encoding carbon-nitrogen hydrolase → MPRLALLQSKTFPTKEEAYSHHETLIREAAAGGANIVVTQELFLTPYFCTVEDPALFDLADPLPGPLTDRLGALAKELGIVLVSSLFEKRGPGLYHNTAAIHDADGALLGLYRKSHIPQDPAFEEKFYFTPGDSGWPVWDTKFGKLGVLICWDQWYPEAARLMALGGAQLLVYPTAIGWLPEEKPTLGDAQHCAWETVQRGHAVANGCYLAAVNRTGSQDNTEFWGRSFVANPYGEIVAKASTENEEILYHDVDLQQVEDFRRIWPFFRDRRIDAYGDLTKRWRS, encoded by the coding sequence ATGCCGCGCCTCGCCCTGCTCCAGTCCAAGACGTTCCCGACCAAGGAGGAAGCCTACTCCCACCATGAGACGCTGATCCGCGAGGCCGCGGCGGGGGGCGCGAACATCGTGGTGACCCAGGAGCTGTTCCTGACGCCCTATTTCTGCACGGTGGAGGATCCAGCCCTCTTCGACCTCGCCGATCCCCTGCCCGGCCCGCTGACCGACCGTCTCGGCGCGCTGGCGAAGGAACTGGGCATCGTGCTCGTCTCCTCCCTTTTCGAAAAACGCGGACCCGGCCTCTACCACAACACCGCCGCCATCCATGACGCGGATGGCGCGCTGCTCGGCCTCTACCGGAAGTCCCACATCCCGCAGGACCCGGCCTTCGAGGAGAAATTCTACTTCACCCCCGGCGACTCCGGTTGGCCGGTGTGGGACACGAAGTTCGGCAAGCTCGGCGTGCTGATCTGCTGGGACCAGTGGTATCCGGAGGCCGCCCGCCTGATGGCCCTCGGCGGCGCCCAGCTCCTCGTCTACCCCACCGCCATCGGCTGGCTGCCGGAGGAAAAGCCAACCCTCGGCGATGCCCAGCACTGCGCCTGGGAAACCGTCCAGCGCGGCCACGCCGTCGCCAACGGCTGCTACCTCGCCGCCGTCAACCGCACCGGCAGCCAGGACAACACCGAGTTCTGGGGCCGCTCGTTCGTAGCCAATCCCTACGGCGAAATCGTTGCCAAGGCTTCCACCGAGAACGAGGAGATCCTTTACCACGACGTGGACCTCCAGCAGGTGGAGGACTTCCGCCGCATCTGGCCGTTCTTCCGCGACCGCCGCATCGACGCCTACGGCGACCTGACCAAGCGCTGGCGGAGCTGA
- a CDS encoding alpha-L-fucosidase encodes MIRKTALALAAALTTLQAMPARAAETEPQRDARMQWWREARFGMFVHWGLYSGLAGNWDGKPYGGGVEWLQSLAGVDTDTYAQTAKPKFAPKPGFAKEWAKLAKDAGCKYVVFTTKHHEGFFLGDSKLTDYDGKDVTGRDLVKEIVDALHAEGLKVGFYHSIIDWHHPDYDFKAAKGLPYPKQAAAKATGPRDHAKYIQFLHGQVDELMSHYGQVDVLWWDYSSTQFDGDAAWGAADLIKEVRAKQPGIIMNNRLYRRPEAGFSGMGTHNVTDRMDPQYGDFVTPENNIPANGLGSVDWETCMTMNGTWGFSDHDDKWKSTEKLIRNLIDIASKGGNYLLNVGPTGEGTIPAESIERMEAMGTWLKKNGEAIYGTKANPFEKVPFDGRVTKKGSTLYLHVFKRPDTGTIVLPVKAAKATLLDGGKALELKTEGDQTTITLPETLADPIATVIKVD; translated from the coding sequence ATGATCCGCAAAACCGCCCTCGCCCTGGCCGCCGCCCTCACCACCCTCCAAGCCATGCCCGCCCGAGCCGCCGAAACCGAACCGCAGCGCGATGCCCGCATGCAATGGTGGCGGGAGGCCCGCTTCGGCATGTTCGTCCACTGGGGCCTCTACTCCGGCTTGGCCGGCAATTGGGACGGGAAGCCCTACGGCGGCGGCGTTGAGTGGCTGCAGAGCCTCGCCGGGGTCGATACCGACACCTACGCGCAGACGGCCAAGCCGAAGTTCGCCCCGAAACCCGGCTTCGCCAAGGAATGGGCGAAGCTGGCGAAAGACGCCGGCTGCAAGTACGTCGTTTTCACCACCAAACACCATGAGGGCTTCTTCCTGGGGGATTCGAAGCTCACCGATTACGATGGCAAGGACGTCACCGGCCGTGATCTGGTGAAGGAGATCGTGGATGCCCTCCACGCCGAGGGCCTCAAGGTCGGCTTCTACCACTCGATCATCGACTGGCACCACCCGGACTACGATTTCAAGGCGGCCAAGGGCCTGCCCTATCCCAAGCAGGCCGCGGCCAAGGCCACCGGGCCGCGCGACCACGCGAAATACATCCAGTTCCTCCACGGCCAGGTCGACGAACTCATGTCGCACTATGGCCAGGTGGATGTGCTGTGGTGGGACTACAGCTCCACCCAGTTCGACGGCGACGCGGCCTGGGGCGCGGCCGACTTGATCAAGGAGGTCCGCGCCAAGCAGCCGGGCATCATCATGAACAACCGCCTCTACCGCCGTCCGGAGGCCGGCTTCAGCGGCATGGGCACCCACAACGTCACCGACCGCATGGACCCGCAGTACGGCGACTTCGTCACCCCGGAGAACAACATCCCCGCCAACGGCCTCGGCAGCGTCGACTGGGAAACTTGCATGACCATGAACGGCACCTGGGGCTTCTCCGACCACGACGACAAGTGGAAGTCCACCGAGAAGCTCATCCGCAACCTCATCGACATCGCCAGCAAGGGCGGCAACTACCTGCTCAACGTCGGTCCCACCGGCGAAGGCACCATTCCCGCGGAAAGCATCGAGCGCATGGAGGCCATGGGCACGTGGCTGAAGAAGAACGGCGAGGCAATCTACGGCACCAAGGCCAACCCGTTCGAGAAGGTCCCCTTCGACGGCCGCGTGACCAAGAAGGGCTCCACCCTCTACCTCCATGTCTTCAAGCGCCCGGACACCGGCACCATCGTGCTGCCGGTGAAGGCCGCCAAGGCCACCCTGCTCGACGGCGGCAAGGCCCTGGAGCTGAAAACCGAGGGCGACCAGACCACCATTACCCTGCCGGAAACCCTCGCCGATCCGATCGCGACGGTGATCAAGGTGGATTGA